A region from the Acomys russatus chromosome 20, mAcoRus1.1, whole genome shotgun sequence genome encodes:
- the LOC127204788 gene encoding LOW QUALITY PROTEIN: uncharacterized protein LOC127204788 (The sequence of the model RefSeq protein was modified relative to this genomic sequence to represent the inferred CDS: substituted 4 bases at 4 genomic stop codons), with protein MGQTVATPLTLTLDHWKDVRTTAHNLSVEVRKGKWETFCSSEWPTFGVGWPRDGSFHLPLILQVKSKIMDPGPHGHPDQVPYIITWEELARDPPPWVKPFVSSGPSAPPLPPPLTPSRSSLYPVTSGSSPATGDQTQKKRPPVSVLPPEDRPLLDLLTEEPPPYREPGGIEAPGAGEAAAAEAAVPPEPSPVAGRLRGRRDPPPPPPDSSTQAFPLRVGEDGRPQYWPFLASDLYNWKNNNPSFSKDPSKLTALIESILVTQQPTWDDCQQLLQVLLTTEEKQQVMLEARKNVLGANGQPTQLPNEINSAFPLERPDWDFATEEGKNHLRLYRQLLMAGLHGAARRPTNLAQVKLVVQRPDETPSAFLERLKEAFRVYTPYDPEDPAQATNLAMSFIXQSAPDIRKKLARLEGLRESSLQDLLKEAEKIYNKRKTPEEREERQKKEAEEREESRRREEQGISKILATVVTGQRQDRQDQGRHRGPRLDKDQCAYCKEKGHWARDCPRNPKSRQPESRISLLNLGDDXGSQGQEPPPXTQDNPLRGGGGQPVTFLVDTGAQHSVLNSQPGPLSGKYAWVQGATGGKRYHCTTERQVHLASGKVTHSFLHVPDXPYPLLGRDLLTKLKAQIYFEGPRTRITGPRGQPLHVLVLSLDEEYRLHEADVPSTAPTEWLTRFPLAWAETGGMGLALRQTPLLIPPKATASPVSIRQYPMSQEAYQGIRPHIKRLLDQGILVPCQSPWNTPLLPVKKPGTGDYRPVQDLREVNKRVEDIHPTVPNPYNLLTGLPPTHTWYTVLDLKDAFFCLRLHPNSQLIFAFEWRDADLGISGQLTWTRLPQGFKNSPTLFDEALHRDLADFRVQHSKLILLQYVDDLLLASETEQGCRKGTAALLETLGERGYRASAKKAQICQQQVTYLGYQIRDGQRWLTEARKQTILQIPAPKNPRQLREFLGTAGFCRLWIPGFAEMAAPLYPLTKQGTLYMWAEEQQQAFDAIKKALLTAPALGLPDLTKPFELFVDEKRGYAKGVLTQRLGPWRRPVAYLSKRLDPVASGWPPCLRMVAAIATLVKDSGKLTMGQPIVILAPHAVEAVVKQPPDRWLSNTRMTHYQALLLDTDRIQFGPIVTLNPASLLPLPGDPEGHDCLQILAEVHETRSDLTDRPLPDADCTWFTDGSSFLLDGERKAGAAITTTTDVIWDATLPPGTSAQRAELIALTKALSLARGKRLNVYTDSRYAFATAHIHGEIYRRRGLLTSDGKEIKNKNEILALLRALFLPQQLSIMHCPGHQAGDSPVAKGNRLADQAARAAAIGQRPQKHQDLVSTILTESTDQEVPGDTVEDKDWEYTEKDLEMLKKMGAFPDGKRWLVGDKVAVPYKETGSKKIKTLLEREETGLFLLGKKQALQDATAACRACALANLNKSPASPGVRPRGHRPGTHWEVDFTEVRPGMYGYKYLLVFIDTFSGWVEAYPTKHETAKVVTKKFLEEIFPRYGMPQVVGSDNGPAFVSQVSQQVATLLGVDWKLQCAYRPQSSGQVERMNRTIKETLTKLTLATGTRDWVTLLPLALYRARNTPGPNGLTPFEILYGAPPPIVHFLDSDIASFATSPSQQAHLQALQMVQNEVWKPLAAAYRDQLDKPVLPHPFKIGDSVWIRRHQTKSLEPRWKGPYIVLLTTPTAIKVDGIAAWVHASHVKAAHPTASEDTPRQQPEPAATWKVHRTRSPLKIRLSRC; from the exons ATGGGACAGACTGTGGCGACCCCCTTGACTTTGACTTTGGATCACTGGAAAGACGTAAGGACGACTGCCCACAATTTATCAGTCGAAGTACGCAAAGGCAAATGGGAGACTTTCTGTTCGTCCGAGTGGCCCACTTTCGGAGTGGGCTGGCCCCGGGACGGCTCGTTTCATCTCCCTCTTATTTTGCAGGTCAAGTCCAAAATAATGGATCCGGGACCCCACGGTCACCCGGATCAAGTTCCTTATATCATCACTTGGGAAGAATTAGCCAGGGACCCTCCTCCCTGGGTCAAGCCTTTTGTTTCCAGCGGTCCTTCTGCCCCTCCCTTGCCCCCTCCTTTAACTCCTTCCAGGTCTAGCCTTTACCCCGTGACCTCTGGATCATCTCCCGCGACAGGAGATCAGACTCAGAAGAAGAGACCGCCAGTTTCAGTTTTGCCACCGGAGGACCGGCCCCTCCTTGATTTATTAACTGAAGAACCTCCCCCCTACCGAGAACCAGGGGGAATAGAGGCCCCGGGAGCAGGGGAAGCGGCCGCCGCCGAGGCTGCCGTCCCGCCCGAGCCATCCCCGGTGGCCGGTCGTTTAAGGGGACGGAgggaccctcccccccccccccccgattcctCTACTCAGGCCTTCCCCCTCCGCGTGGGGGAAGATGGGCGGCCTCAGTATTGGCCTTTCTTGGCGTCAGATCTCTACAATTGGAAAAATAATAACCCCTCGTTCTCTAAAGACCCCTCTAAATTAACTGCTCTCATTGAGTCTATTCTAGTGACACAACAGCCAACCTGGGACGATTGCCAGCAACTCCTCCAGGTGCTCCTGACTACAGAGGAGAAACAGCAGGTGATGCTTGAGGCTCGCAAAAATGTGCTTGGGGCCAACGGCCAACCTACCCAACTACCTAATGAAATTAACAGTGCCTTTCCCTTAGAGAGGCCGGACTGGGACTTTGCTACAGAGGAGGGTAAGAACCACCTACGACTCTATCGCCAGTTGCTCATGGCGGGTCTCCATGGGGCCGCAAGGCGACCCACCAATTTGGCCCAGGTCAAGCTAGTTGTTCAGAGACCGGATGAGACACCCTCCGCTTTCTTAGAGAGGCTAAAAGAAGCCTTCCGGGTGTATACGCCTTATGACCCAGAAGACCCGGCACAGGCCACCAATTTAGCCATGTCCTTCATTTGACAGTCGGCTCCAGATATTAGAAAGAAATTGGCAAGATTGGAAGGGTTGAGAGAAAGTTCTTTGCAGGATTTATTGAAGGAGGCGGAAAAGATTTATAATAAGAGAAAAActccagaggagagagaggagaggcagaagaaggaagcggaagaaagagaggagagtcgcaggagagag gaacaGGGAATTAGTAAGATATTGGCCACTGTAGTGACAGGACAGCGACAGGACAGACAGGACCAGGGCAGACACAGGGGGCCTCGACTGGACAAGGACCAGTGTGCTTACTGCAAGGAAAAAGGACACTGGGCTCGAGATTGCCCGAGGAACCCTAAGAGCAGACAGCCGGAGTCCCGAATCTCCCTGTTAAATTTAGGAGATGATTAGGGAAGTCAGGGTCAGGAGCCCCCCCCCTGAACCCAGGATAACCCTctccgtggggggggggggcagcccgTCACCTTTCTGGTGGATACTGGGGCCCAACATTCGGTCCTGAACTCCCAGCCGGGCCCACTCTCAGGCAAATATGCCTGGGTCCAGGGAGCCACCGGAGGAAAGCGATATCACTGCACTACGGAGCGGCAAGTACACCTCGCCTCCGGTAAGGTGACGCACTCCTTTTTACATGTCCCTGACTGACCTTACCCATTGCTGGGGAGAGACCTTCTGACTAAGTTAAAGGCACAAATTTATTTTGAGGGGCCCAGAACCCGCATAACTGGACCCCGAGGGCAGCCCCTCCATGTGCTGGTCCTAAGCTTAGATGAAGAATATCGACTTCACGAAGCTGATGTTCCAAGTACAGCGCCAACAGAGTGGCTCACCAGATTTCCCTTGGCATGGGCCGAGACGGGAGGAATGGGACTGGCGCTCCGCCAGACCCCTTTGCTGATTCCGCCCAAGGCGACTGCTAGCCCCGTCTCCATAAGGCAATACCCCATGTCACAAGAGGCTTATCAAGGAATAAGACCCCACATAAAGAGGCTATTAGACCAAGGGATCCTTGTGCCTTGTCAGTCGCCCTGGAACACCCCCTTACTCCCGGTTAAAAAGCCGGGCACTGGAGATTATCGCCCAGTACAAGACCTACGAGAAGTCAATAAACGGGTAGAAGATATACACCCGACCGTCCCTAATCCCTACAACTTACTGACCGGGCTACCACCAACCCATACGTGGTACACAGTACTAGATTTAAAGGATGCCTTTTTCTGCCTACGGCTCCACCCAAACAGCCAGCTGATTTTTGCCTTTGAATGGAGAGATGCTGATTTAGGGATATCGGGACAATTGACTTGGACCAGGCTTCCCCAGGGTTTCAAGAATAGCCCCACCCTGTTTGATGAGGCATTGCACAGAGACTTGGCTGACTTTAGAGTGCAACATTCCAAATTGATCCTCTTGCAATATGTAGATGATCTCCTACTGGCCTCCGAGACAGAGCAGGGTTGCCGGAAAGGCACAGCGGCCTTGTTAGAGACCCTTGGCGAACGGGGGTACCGGGCCTCAGCTAAAAAGGCCCAGATTTGCCAGCAACAGGTGACCTATTTAGGCTACCAAATTAGGGACGGGCAGAGGTGGCTGACTGAGGCCAGAAAACAGACTATCCTCCAAATTCCTGCACCAAAGAACCCTCGACAATTGCGGGAGTTCCTGGGCACGGCTGGCTTCTGCCGCTTATGGATCCCTGGGTTCGCTGAGATGGCAGCCCCCTTATACCCGTTGACCAAACAAGGGACTctgtatatgtgggcagaagaacAGCAACAGGCTTTTGACGCAATTAAAAAGGCGCTGTTGActgccccagctctgggattgccAGACTTGACTAAACCATTTGAATTATTCGTAGATGAAAAAAGGGGATATGCAAAGGGGGTCCTGACTCAGCGTCTTGGGCCCTGGAGGAGGCCGGTGGCATACTTGTCCAAGAGACTGGATCCTGTTGCTTCCGGATGGCCTCCCTGCCTGCGCATGGTGGCGGCCATAGCCACCTTGGTCAAAGACTCGGGTAAACTCACTATGGGGCAACCCATTGTTATTCTTGCCCCCCATGCCGTTGAGGCCGTGGTCAAGCAACCTCCCGACCGATGGCTCTCTAACACCCGGATGACACATTATCAGGCCCTGTTGTTAGATACTGATCGGATTCAATTTGGGCCCATTGTGACTCTAAATCCGGCCTCCCTGTTGCCCCTCCCGGGAGACCCCGAGGGCCATGACTGTCTCCAGATTCTTGCAGAAGTTCATGAAACCAGGTCGGATTTGACGGACCGGCCCCTTCCCGACGCAGACTGCACCTGGTTTACCGATGGGAGTAGCTTCCTTCTGGATGGAGAGCGGAAAGCTGGGGCCGCCATCACCACTACGACCGACGTCATCTGGGATGCCACCCTACCACCAGGTACCTCAGCCCAGAGGGCCGAGCTCATTGCCCTGACCAAAGCACTCTCGTTGGCAAGAGGTAAGAGACTCAATGTCTACACTGACAGCCGGTATGCCTTTGCCACGGCCCATATTCATGGAGAAATCTACCGCAGGAGAGGTCTCCTCACATCAGAcggaaaagagattaaaaataagaatgaaattcTAGCTCTCCTCCGGGCCTTGTTCTTGCCTCAACAACTCAGCATCATGCACTGTCCTGGCCACCAGGCAGGGGACAGCCCGGTAGCAAAGGGGAATAGGCTGGCCGATCAGGCCGCCCGAGCGGCCGCGATTGGGCAACGGCCTCAAAAACACCAAGATTTGGTCTCAACAATATTGACCGAGTCTACAGACCAAGAAGTGCCCGGGGATACAGTGGAAGATAAAGATTGGGAGTACACCGAGAAAGACTTAGAGATGCTAAAGAAAATGGGGGCTTTCCCTGATGGGAAACGGTGGCTTGTGGGGGACAAAGTTGCCGTGCCGTACAAAGAGACTGGGTCTAAAAAGATAAAAACCCTATTGGAAAGAGAAGAAACGGGGTTGTTCCTATTGGGTAAAAAGCAAGCACTCCAGGACGCCACCGCTGCCTGCCGGGCCTGTGCTCTGGCTAACCTCAACAAGTCCCCAGCAAGTCCAGGAGTTCGACCGAGAGGAcaccgtcctggaactcactgggaaGTAGATTTTACAGAAGTAAGGCCTGGCATGTATGGCTACAAGTATTTATTAGTCTTTATAGACACCTTTTCAGGATGGGTAGAGGCCTACCCCACTAAACATGAAACTGCCAAGGTTGTGAccaagaagtttctagaagagaTCTTCCCCAGGTACGGTATGCCCCAGGTCGTGGGATCCGACAACGGGCCCGCCTtcgtctcccaggtaagtcagcAGGTGGCCACTCTATTGGGGGTTGATTGGAAGCTTCAATGTGCCTATAGACCCCAAAGTTCAGGTCAGGTAGAGCGAATGAACAGGACCATTAAGGAGACTTTAACTAAATTAACGCTGGCAACTGGCACTAGAGACTGGGTAACCCTCCTCCCACTGGCATTATATCGGGCCCGGAATACTCCCGGCCCAAATGGACTCACACCCTTTGAGATACTATACGGGGCACCGCCCCCAATTGTACATTTCCTTGATTCTGATATTGCTTCTTTTGCCACCAGTCCCTCACAGCAAGCACACCTGCAGGCTTTGCAAATGGTCCAGAATGAAGTCTGGAAACCATTAGCCGCTGCCTACAGAGACCAGCTTGACAAACCTGTGTTGCCTCATCCCTTCAAAATTGGAGATTCTGTGTGGATCCGCCGCCACCAGACTAAGAGCCTTGAACCTCGGTGGAAAGGCCCATACATCGTGCTGCTGACCACTCCAACAGCCATAAAGGTGGACGGAATCGCCGCCTGGGTCCACGCATCCCACGTGAAGGCTGCACACCCCACCGCCTCTGAAGACACCCCCAGACAACAGCCTGAGCCGGCGGCAACATGGAAAGTTCATCGTACCCGAAGTCCCCTAAAGATAAGATTGTCCCGCTGTTGA